One Candidatus Scalindua japonica genomic region harbors:
- a CDS encoding glycosyltransferase family 4 protein: protein MKILFLVQGLDVAASRYRVLQYMTYLRDNGVEATVQRFPKGFFAKLKVFKSVDQYDILFIQRKRFSVFWLKLIRKNARKIVYDFDDSVMHRNSKYINHTSKTRVKMFKNMVNASDHVIAGNGFLQENTTSYTRNVTIIPSPIDISFYPQKRYPEKNDDVTLGWIGAHGSIHYLKKMKPIFGTLGKRNEKLRLKIVCDTFFDCENIVVEKKQWTEKDEVADIQSFDIGLMPLMDDPWSHGKCGLKILQCLAVGVPVVCSPAGINREIVEDGVHGFWANTKDEWIEKLEILINDNELREKMGMAGRERVIEHYSLKANAPRMLKIFQELIQNGTDN from the coding sequence ATGAAGATACTGTTCTTAGTTCAAGGTCTTGATGTGGCGGCAAGCAGGTACAGGGTGCTCCAATATATGACATATCTCAGGGATAATGGAGTAGAGGCAACTGTGCAGCGTTTTCCGAAAGGATTCTTTGCCAAACTGAAAGTATTCAAGAGTGTAGACCAATACGATATTCTGTTTATACAGCGAAAGAGATTTTCCGTTTTCTGGCTTAAGCTTATCAGGAAAAACGCGAGAAAAATTGTTTACGATTTTGATGATTCTGTAATGCACCGAAATTCTAAGTATATCAATCATACATCAAAAACGCGTGTCAAAATGTTCAAGAATATGGTTAACGCTTCAGATCACGTTATAGCAGGAAATGGATTTTTACAGGAGAATACAACTTCCTATACACGCAATGTTACCATTATACCGTCTCCCATAGACATCTCTTTTTATCCGCAAAAGAGATATCCTGAGAAAAATGATGACGTTACTCTGGGTTGGATTGGCGCCCACGGAAGCATCCATTATCTGAAGAAGATGAAACCTATATTTGGAACTCTCGGCAAAAGGAATGAGAAATTAAGATTGAAGATTGTCTGTGATACGTTTTTCGATTGTGAGAATATCGTTGTGGAGAAAAAACAATGGACAGAGAAAGATGAGGTCGCAGACATTCAAAGTTTTGATATTGGTCTGATGCCGCTCATGGACGATCCATGGTCACATGGTAAATGTGGGCTGAAAATATTACAGTGCCTTGCTGTGGGTGTTCCGGTAGTCTGCAGTCCTGCAGGGATCAACAGGGAAATCGTTGAGGACGGAGTGCACGGTTTCTGGGCAAACACAAAGGATGAGTGGATAGAAAAACTTGAAATCCTTATAAATGACAATGAGCTTCGAGAGAAAATGGGAATGGCAGGAAGAGAGAGAGTTATTGAGCATTATTCACTCAAGGCAAACGCACCGAGGATGCTGAAGATATTTCAGGAATTAATTCAAAATGGAACAGATAATTAA
- a CDS encoding heavy metal sensor histidine kinase, whose amino-acid sequence MSSKSRIRLFNTIGVRIALWYSVSVLLMLLVLGSFLYYRLTHTLNKETDRILFDESEFIVQSIKNNSYTTNDLLKLIEIKSSSKRYLRTSIRLYDIEQSSFIGSENFFFPDLEISADKMGKMVQGEQTLEKIWVEGLRSPYRLITRPVVIGNSCKYILQVGIYMRLSYKSVENMEENFLMSAPILIILSIIGGWLISRKNLSPITKMTETARQITGSDMKRRIFSSHTGDEVDELAHTINIMLDRIEESFTKIAQFTADVSHELRTPVASLKTGIEVMLSKDRTAAEYRKLLYHSLVSLERITRTISDLMELSRSDSGSNILHLKSFNLGNTLKEIQRKFSPVSDTKNIVLSNKEFPEVEINGDKIMLRRVFANLLDNAIKYTSPGGRVYISLEDRNDDVIVSITDTGVGITEESLRKIFDRCFRVDTSRSGETGGSGLGLSISKNIVEFHKGRIEVRSDIGVGSTFDVILPKNLINS is encoded by the coding sequence ATGTCATCGAAGAGCCGGATTAGATTATTCAATACAATCGGCGTCAGGATCGCTTTATGGTATTCAGTGTCGGTTCTATTAATGCTGCTTGTTTTAGGCTCTTTTTTGTATTATAGATTAACACATACGCTTAATAAGGAAACCGATCGCATATTATTTGATGAAAGCGAATTTATCGTTCAAAGTATTAAAAATAACAGTTACACTACGAATGATTTATTAAAACTAATAGAGATAAAGTCCTCTAGTAAGAGGTATCTTAGGACATCAATAAGATTGTATGATATAGAACAGAGTTCTTTTATCGGCTCAGAGAATTTCTTTTTTCCGGATTTAGAGATTTCTGCTGATAAAATGGGAAAAATGGTACAAGGAGAACAGACGTTAGAAAAGATATGGGTTGAAGGTTTAAGATCTCCCTACCGCTTAATAACAAGACCTGTAGTGATTGGTAATTCCTGTAAGTATATTCTTCAGGTGGGTATTTATATGAGACTCTCATATAAATCAGTAGAAAACATGGAAGAAAATTTTCTAATGTCAGCGCCGATACTCATTATATTGAGTATTATCGGAGGTTGGTTGATTTCCAGGAAGAATTTGTCTCCGATAACAAAAATGACTGAAACCGCACGGCAGATAACCGGATCAGACATGAAAAGGAGAATTTTTTCTTCTCATACGGGAGATGAAGTGGATGAACTGGCACATACCATAAATATCATGCTGGACAGGATTGAGGAGTCTTTCACAAAGATTGCTCAGTTTACAGCGGATGTTTCTCACGAACTCAGGACACCTGTTGCTTCTCTTAAAACAGGAATTGAAGTCATGCTGTCAAAGGATAGGACAGCAGCAGAGTATCGTAAATTACTCTATCACAGTTTAGTGTCATTAGAAAGAATAACCAGGACAATCAGTGATTTAATGGAACTCTCAAGATCAGATTCAGGTTCAAATATCTTACATCTGAAATCATTCAACCTGGGCAATACGTTGAAGGAAATTCAAAGGAAATTCAGTCCGGTATCAGATACAAAGAATATAGTATTATCAAATAAGGAATTTCCGGAAGTGGAAATCAACGGAGATAAGATTATGTTGCGGCGTGTGTTTGCGAATCTGCTGGACAACGCCATCAAATACACTTCACCCGGTGGTCGCGTGTACATTTCTCTGGAAGATAGGAACGATGATGTTATTGTCAGCATAACGGATACGGGAGTCGGTATTACTGAAGAGAGTCTCAGAAAGATTTTTGACCGTTGTTTCCGTGTAGACACTTCACGGTCAGGAGAGACGGGAGGTTCCGGTCTCGGTCTTAGTATCAGCAAAAATATTGTTGAATTTCATAAAGGGAGAATAGAGGTAAGAAGTGACATTGGTGTGGGAAGCACCTTTGACGTTATACTTCCCAAAAATCTTATAAATTCCTGA
- a CDS encoding glycosyltransferase family 4 protein, which yields MKIALNIYKYLPTKGGGEGYLANFANQLVERGHEVHVFASKWESNNKKIHYHTIPSIRYPKFLKDVSFVVNGRREMAKYDFDIVHVVGRALGMNVFNPHCGVEKAWLKQDLLSVRCPYLRLLKRIITFFSFRQNYILWLDRKQYTGKGVSRIIAISDMIKNDIIRYHDIDPHKIDVVYNGVDLRRFNPDNKKEYRAVIRSKLSLGEEFIILYISNNFRLKGLSTLIMSLGELKKSGKDFKALIIGRGNDTPYRKLAKKLDCQENLMFLGHVGGIEKYYAASDLYVHPTFFDSCSLVVTESLASGLPVITTKYDGASGVMEDGREGFVMKRPEDHRELAEKISLFFDDEFRQKASISAREKAEKYPAEKNCDEIIKIFNEVASRNKLENQTF from the coding sequence ATGAAAATTGCCTTAAATATCTATAAGTATTTGCCAACAAAAGGAGGTGGAGAAGGATATCTTGCCAATTTTGCAAACCAGCTTGTAGAGAGGGGTCATGAAGTACATGTTTTTGCCAGTAAATGGGAAAGCAATAATAAGAAGATACACTATCACACAATCCCATCAATAAGGTATCCTAAATTCCTTAAAGATGTTTCATTTGTTGTAAACGGTCGGAGGGAGATGGCTAAATATGATTTTGATATTGTACACGTTGTAGGCAGAGCGCTGGGAATGAATGTTTTCAATCCACACTGTGGCGTTGAAAAAGCATGGCTGAAACAGGATTTGTTGTCAGTAAGATGTCCTTATTTAAGACTGCTGAAACGTATAATAACATTTTTCAGCTTCAGACAAAATTATATTTTGTGGCTGGATAGAAAACAGTATACGGGTAAAGGTGTCTCCAGGATCATCGCAATATCAGATATGATAAAGAATGATATTATCAGGTATCATGATATAGATCCTCACAAAATAGATGTAGTCTATAATGGTGTAGACCTCCGGAGGTTCAATCCGGACAATAAAAAGGAATACCGAGCTGTTATAAGATCAAAACTTTCTCTTGGTGAAGAATTTATTATTTTGTATATCAGTAATAACTTCAGGCTGAAGGGGCTCTCGACGTTGATAATGTCACTGGGAGAGCTTAAAAAATCCGGAAAGGACTTTAAAGCCTTAATAATAGGAAGAGGTAATGATACTCCATACCGTAAACTGGCAAAAAAACTGGATTGTCAGGAGAACCTGATGTTCTTAGGGCATGTAGGTGGGATAGAGAAATATTACGCGGCGTCAGATCTTTATGTACATCCTACATTTTTTGATTCATGTTCTCTGGTGGTAACTGAGTCCCTTGCAAGCGGACTGCCGGTGATTACGACAAAATATGATGGCGCAAGCGGTGTAATGGAAGATGGCAGGGAAGGCTTTGTTATGAAGAGACCGGAGGACCACAGGGAACTGGCTGAGAAGATAAGCCTGTTTTTTGATGATGAATTTCGACAAAAGGCTTCCATTTCTGCGCGGGAAAAAGCTGAAAAGTATCCTGCAGAGAAAAACTGTGATGAAATTATCAAAATATTTAACGAAGTAGCTTCTCGAAATAAATTGGAAAACCAAACATTTTAG
- a CDS encoding TolC family protein, producing MCLKTLYYFFLFPVVLISVGCFAHLTHDRAYVSDSISRRTGHNLASDEKAEDVRLPDNISLIDGLTEDEAVAIALWNNAKFQSDLTDLGFSRADLIEAGMISNPVFSMFFPAGPKQMETTIFMPIESLWQRPCRVSAARLSAERVAENLVQNGLNLVRDVMLTYTNLIFSQERVNIAKKETVLNGEILTIAQARLRAGDISGLDESVFELEAARKERDLVNTIRDAELLDAKLRTLLGLEQEEKTIKLEPIQIDSEWDINLEQLITSAYAARPDLRAAEIAIEEAGKRLGWERSKIFNFTAIMDFNERGRSGSEFGPGAWFELPIFNRNNGKVSRSKAQLEKAAKQYVAVKQEIALKVREAYINYLSAQNALKILRSGLLSSSITAVEIAEKRYSVGEITYQDYLGFKRQLLDSRLREAESTAELRRASAQLRHSVGFKQKMLKTETVGAVSHTAPF from the coding sequence ATGTGTCTGAAAACCCTTTACTATTTTTTCCTTTTTCCGGTTGTTCTGATATCAGTTGGCTGTTTCGCGCATTTAACACATGATCGTGCATACGTATCTGATTCTATCAGCAGACGTACCGGGCATAATCTTGCATCAGACGAAAAAGCGGAAGATGTAAGGCTACCGGATAATATTTCGCTTATAGACGGCTTGACAGAGGATGAAGCGGTTGCCATTGCCTTATGGAATAATGCAAAATTTCAGTCTGATCTTACCGATCTTGGTTTCTCACGGGCAGATCTGATAGAGGCGGGTATGATCAGTAATCCGGTATTTTCAATGTTTTTCCCGGCAGGGCCAAAACAGATGGAAACCACTATATTTATGCCGATAGAGTCACTATGGCAGAGACCGTGTCGTGTATCTGCAGCCAGGTTGAGCGCTGAACGCGTAGCTGAAAACCTGGTCCAGAATGGTCTTAACCTCGTTCGTGACGTCATGTTAACCTATACAAATCTAATATTCTCACAGGAGCGGGTGAATATTGCAAAAAAAGAGACGGTACTTAATGGGGAAATCCTTACTATTGCACAGGCTCGTCTGCGTGCCGGTGATATAAGTGGACTGGACGAGTCAGTATTTGAACTTGAAGCGGCTCGCAAAGAGAGAGATTTAGTTAATACTATTCGTGATGCTGAACTTTTAGATGCAAAACTGAGAACACTTCTTGGACTGGAGCAGGAGGAAAAGACAATCAAGCTGGAACCAATACAGATAGATAGCGAATGGGATATAAACCTTGAACAGCTTATCACCTCAGCATATGCAGCACGTCCTGATTTACGTGCTGCAGAGATTGCTATTGAGGAAGCAGGCAAACGTCTGGGATGGGAACGATCAAAAATCTTCAATTTTACTGCCATTATGGATTTTAATGAAAGAGGCAGGAGCGGCTCGGAATTTGGGCCGGGGGCATGGTTTGAACTGCCAATTTTTAACAGGAATAATGGAAAGGTTTCACGCTCTAAAGCACAATTGGAAAAGGCAGCAAAACAGTATGTGGCGGTAAAGCAGGAAATAGCCCTAAAGGTGCGTGAAGCGTATATAAATTATCTTTCGGCACAGAATGCATTAAAAATTCTGCGTTCCGGTTTATTGTCATCTTCCATTACTGCTGTAGAGATAGCAGAGAAAAGATACTCTGTTGGTGAAATTACCTATCAGGATTATCTTGGATTTAAACGTCAGCTCCTGGATTCACGCTTGAGAGAGGCAGAATCAACAGCAGAACTGCGCAGGGCTTCAGCACAACTCAGACATAGTGTAGGATTTAAACAGAAAATGTTGAAAACAGAAACGGTAGGGGCTGTTTCCCATACAGCCCCTTTTTGA
- a CDS encoding heavy metal response regulator transcription factor, with protein sequence MRILIVEDEEKMARYLKKGLEESSYVVDIALNGTDGLHLATHEVYDLLILDIMLPEHDGKTILKEVRSAGIITPVIFLTAKDSIADRVEGLNIGADDYIVKPFSFHELLARVRVCLRRGSHKTSSELTVGDLTLDPLTRKVFRGKKKIEMSPIEFSLLEYLMQHAGQVVTRTMISEHVWDSNFESFSNVVDVHIAKLRSKIDKHFDINLIHTQRGAGYVIEEPD encoded by the coding sequence ATGAGAATCCTGATTGTTGAAGATGAAGAGAAGATGGCCAGATACCTGAAAAAGGGGCTGGAAGAGAGCTCTTATGTAGTGGACATTGCTCTTAATGGTACGGATGGTCTGCATCTGGCGACACATGAGGTCTATGATCTTTTGATACTGGACATTATGTTGCCGGAGCATGATGGAAAAACAATACTTAAAGAGGTTCGAAGCGCCGGGATCATTACGCCGGTGATCTTCCTTACAGCAAAAGATTCAATAGCAGACAGGGTTGAAGGGTTAAATATTGGGGCTGATGACTACATCGTCAAGCCTTTCTCCTTTCATGAACTGCTGGCCCGTGTTCGTGTCTGTCTGCGAAGAGGTAGCCACAAGACATCGTCAGAATTAACAGTGGGTGATCTGACCCTTGACCCGCTTACCAGAAAGGTATTCAGGGGAAAGAAAAAGATAGAGATGTCACCTATTGAATTTTCCCTCCTGGAATATTTGATGCAGCATGCGGGACAGGTAGTTACCCGGACGATGATTTCAGAACATGTATGGGATTCAAATTTTGAGAGTTTCAGTAATGTCGTGGACGTTCATATCGCCAAGCTGAGAAGTAAGATTGATAAGCACTTTGATATAAATCTCATACACACACAAAGGGGAGCTGGATATGTCATCGAAGAGCCGGATTAG
- a CDS encoding glycosyltransferase family 2 protein yields MPTVSVIIHTYNNEKFIAETIESVLGQTYKHFEIIVVDDGSVDSTRNELEPYMEKIKYHYKENGGIANAKNAGIRLSEAEFIAFLDHDDLWDPDKLKLQMECFNENPQVGLVYAKYTSFRDGKELRTKPEKGFSGWIFKELLSKSFIQTSTVVVKRECLNDVGPYDESFSLGDEYDMFLRIAKKFQCGFVDQGLTRYRVHDTNASKDDFLFDNENLGVYKKVYNNFTDLDGVEKKILRKRIARYSLKVAEGLHSQGRLEESKRYQKEARNYLPFYRRFTSSKIFKT; encoded by the coding sequence ATGCCAACAGTAAGTGTTATAATACATACTTATAATAACGAAAAATTTATTGCAGAGACTATAGAGTCTGTCTTGGGCCAGACATACAAGCACTTTGAGATTATAGTTGTTGATGATGGCTCTGTGGATAGCACACGTAATGAACTTGAGCCATATATGGAGAAAATAAAATATCACTACAAGGAGAATGGCGGTATAGCAAATGCCAAGAACGCGGGTATACGTTTATCTGAAGCTGAATTTATTGCGTTTCTTGACCATGATGATTTGTGGGATCCTGATAAACTGAAGTTACAGATGGAATGTTTTAACGAAAACCCTCAGGTAGGACTGGTTTATGCGAAATATACCAGTTTCAGGGATGGCAAAGAACTGAGGACAAAACCTGAAAAAGGATTCAGCGGTTGGATATTTAAAGAACTTCTTTCCAAAAGCTTTATTCAGACTTCAACCGTGGTCGTAAAAAGAGAATGTCTGAATGATGTCGGACCGTATGATGAGTCATTCTCACTTGGAGACGAGTATGACATGTTCTTACGGATAGCAAAAAAATTCCAATGCGGATTTGTTGATCAAGGGCTTACAAGGTACAGGGTACACGATACTAATGCGTCAAAAGATGATTTCCTTTTTGATAATGAAAATCTTGGCGTCTACAAAAAGGTTTATAATAATTTTACGGACCTTGACGGGGTAGAGAAAAAGATACTAAGGAAAAGGATTGCCAGGTACAGTTTAAAGGTCGCGGAAGGCCTCCATAGTCAAGGAAGATTGGAAGAGTCAAAGAGATATCAAAAAGAAGCGCGTAATTATTTACCGTTTTACAGACGTTTTACCAGCAGCAAGATTTTCAAAACGTAA
- the waaF gene encoding lipopolysaccharide heptosyltransferase II: MEQIIKAKKILVRAPNWVGDVVMATPAFRCIRENFADSQITLLIKKNLRGIIDGSSWFDEVIELEPKAGKSKSGNAKAYLGLIKKIRTEQFDLGFLFPNSFSSALMVWLGGVKRRVGYKRDSRSFLLTDGIERLSENGKFLPTYMGDYYLKLCSQLGCKVESGKPELLISGECETKAGELLKEYKIDKKPFILMNPGASYGSSKLWTAEGFARTADLLKEVVDCNIVLTCGPGETGLADEIEKYSRKGLINLSRASISLDLFKVIVKRCMLLIALDSGPRHYAVALNRPVVVLMGPNNPMYTDSEYETGKVIREDIDCSPCQLKTCPTDRRCMTMITPEKVVQTCIDILGYQRNEQNKTTTKPLH; this comes from the coding sequence ATGGAACAGATAATTAAGGCAAAGAAGATACTGGTAAGGGCTCCAAATTGGGTTGGTGACGTTGTGATGGCAACTCCCGCCTTCAGGTGTATCCGGGAAAATTTTGCTGATTCGCAAATAACGTTACTGATCAAAAAAAATTTACGGGGCATAATTGACGGCTCTTCCTGGTTTGATGAAGTTATTGAACTGGAACCCAAGGCGGGAAAGAGTAAAAGCGGCAATGCGAAAGCATATCTGGGATTGATCAAAAAAATCAGGACGGAACAATTCGATTTGGGTTTTTTATTTCCTAATTCATTCAGTTCAGCTCTGATGGTTTGGTTAGGGGGGGTAAAGAGGCGCGTTGGTTATAAAAGAGACTCTCGTTCCTTCCTGTTGACTGACGGTATAGAGAGACTGAGTGAGAATGGAAAATTTCTGCCAACATATATGGGTGATTACTATTTAAAGCTGTGTTCTCAACTTGGATGCAAGGTGGAGTCCGGAAAACCGGAACTGCTTATTTCCGGAGAATGTGAAACGAAAGCAGGAGAGTTATTAAAAGAATACAAAATTGATAAGAAGCCGTTCATCCTGATGAACCCTGGAGCATCTTACGGCTCCTCAAAACTCTGGACGGCTGAGGGATTTGCAAGGACAGCAGATTTGTTAAAGGAAGTTGTTGACTGCAATATCGTCCTGACTTGCGGTCCGGGTGAAACCGGACTTGCTGATGAGATTGAAAAATATTCCAGGAAGGGTCTGATCAACCTTTCGCGTGCATCAATCTCTCTTGATCTGTTTAAGGTAATCGTTAAACGATGCATGCTCTTGATAGCGCTGGACTCGGGGCCAAGGCATTACGCGGTAGCCTTGAACCGGCCTGTTGTCGTACTGATGGGCCCTAATAATCCCATGTATACTGATTCAGAATATGAGACAGGTAAGGTGATAAGAGAAGATATCGATTGTTCACCATGTCAGCTCAAGACGTGTCCCACGGATCGCCGCTGTATGACCATGATAACACCGGAGAAAGTGGTGCAGACATGTATCGATATTTTAGGGTATCAGAGAAATGAACAAAACAAAACAACTACAAAACCGCTTCATTAA